ATGTTCAGATGGCGGCTGCTTACCAGATAAATGGGGAACCAGGTAATGAAGAAGTAGGTCAGAGCGTTAATCGCATACTGGGCAACATACAGGCCCCAGAACATGCGGCTGGTAAAAAGTTGGGCAAACTGCGCCCTGGTGACGGGCACGCGCTTGGATTTGAGCGTCTCGGACTCATCCAAATCGACAAGACCACCTCCATCGCGGATGATCGCAATTTCGGCGGCAGTGACACGCTTGTGCTTCGACGGGACGTTCATCCACCCGAACCAGACAACAGCCATGATGATGCCCAGCAGACTCAGAGCGAAGAAGCCAAAACGCCAGCCAAAAGTAAAAGTCATCCAACCCAGCAACGGCGCGAACATGGCCGTAGCCAAATATTGCGCCGAATTGAAAATCGCGGCCGCCCGCCCCCGCTCCTTGGTTGGAAACCACATCGTAGCAATTCGAGCGTTGGCGGGAAATGCCGGCGCCTCCACAACTCCAAGCAGCAACCTGAGGGTGAAGAGAACGGTCACAGAGATCAGGACAGGTGTGGAAATCAACCCGACAAAACCTACCGCCAATGTCACCAGCGACCACAGAGTCAGGCTCCAGCCGTATACCTTCTTGGCCCCAAACTTGTCCAGCAAGTAGCCGCCAGGAAGCTGGCTAACAACATAAGCCCAGCTGAATGCAGAGAAAACAAAGCCCAATTGGACGCTTGTCATTCCCAATGCCTTGGACATGTCATGACCGGCAATGGACATGCTGCTGCGGTCAGCATAGTTGACCACAGTGATGAAGAAGATCAGCCCGAGTACCAAGAAGCGCGTATGAGACTTGGCCTTAGGTCGTCGGGCCGGGTGGCCGGAAAACGGGCGTGCTTCCGTGTTGGCTGGCTGGTCGGGCCGCGACGCTGCGGCTCCGGCTTCTACAATTGAATCAAATTTTGGCTCGGGCATCGACGTTCCTTCTCTAGGGAAATCTCTCCAGACTTGTCAGCGTTCTGCTGGTCCTGGTTTCAGACTTCGTGAGCCAGAACACATACTGGCTGCCTAAACACTAAGTCGCGAAAGTGATGCACGTCCAAGTCGATTAATGTATGGTTCGATGCACTTAAGGTATTGTTTTCTCGCTCGTGTCAGAGCTAAGGTCGTTGTCTTTCTGCCACTGATCACCAGAAGTGCTGAATTCAAAATCCTGCAGCAGCCGCTTCAGTGCGGGGTTAGTGACGTTCTTGATCCAGATTGCGTGCAATTCCACGGGCTGGCCGTAAGACCTAGCCAACGGCAGGAACACAACACCCTCCACGCCAAGCTTTTTGGCCGCTTCGGGGACGAACGCTATCCCGCGCTTCGCTGCTACCAGTGACACCATGGTGAGAATCTGGCTGACCGAGTACACCACATTGCCATGCTGCACAGGCAGCGTTCGCACCACTAAGTCGTAGAAGTAACGCGCCTGCGTGGGAGAATACATAATCAAAGCCTCTGCTCTCAGATCAGCATCTTGCAGAGGCCGGCCCAAGTTCGCCAGCGGGTGGCCGTACGGAACGGCAAGGAGCATGCGCTCCCGGTAGAGCAGCCGTGAATCGAACTCGTCCGTGTTGAATGGCGGTCTCGCCAGGCCAACGTCCAACTGGCCAGATTGCAAACCTTGAATCTGCTCCCCCGTGACTTGTTCAAAGAGCTCAACGGCTAGATCTGGTATTTGCGTTGAAATGGCGTCCAGTAATGGGCCAAGAATGCTGAATCCGCTGGTTGCCGTAAAGCCAACGCGCAAAATCCCGGAGCTGCCAGAAGCAATGCGCCGAGCCGTCACTGGTGCTCGGTTGGCCAATGTCATCAGTCGCCGGGCCTCATCCAAGAACACAAGGCCCGCATGAGTGAGCGAAACCTTGCGATTGTTTCGCTCCAGCAAGGCAGTGCCCACTGTTTTCTCCAATTTTTGGATCTGGCGGCTTAGCGGCGGTTGGGTCATGTTGAGCCGCTCCGCCGCGCGTCCAAAGTGGAGCTCCTCAGCAACGGCAATGAAGGCCGCCAACTGGTCAAAGGTGAACATGATGCACTCCGAGTATTGAAGTTTGATGCCAGGCCTGCCCGTGGTTGGCAGTTTGGGTTGACAGATCTTTCAAGGACCGGTTGAGCGGTCTCGTTAATTGTCCCAAACTCGATGCGGGATAGTTAACCTCCGCATCGTTAGCGGCGGGCTACGTTCCAAGGAGCGAAGGACTATCTCCAGTTCCCAATATCCACTGTTCAATCCTCGGAGTAAACGGGGGGGTAAGCCCCATTTCAGGCAAACAAAAAGCCCCCCAACCCAGCGTTTCCGCAGGTCAGAGGGCTTTCGGGGTGGAGCTAAGGAGATTCGAACTCCTGACCTCCTCTCCGGGGAGGACACTTTTGGGCGGTTTCGGTTGGCTGTTGATTCCTTGAGTTTCCGCGGATTTTGGGGCATTTCCACGCCAACCGCAGGTGCTCATATGTGGTCATTTTCGATCGTTTCCGTGGGGTAACCGTGGGGTGATTCCGGCGCCCCTTCAGCGACTACGGATGCTTGGCTGGCCCAAGAGCTCCCTGGTGCGTGGCGCGGCCGTTTTCGACAGCGGCCGAAACCGTGTGCGTTCGACGGTGGTCATCATTGATCCCTCTGCGAAGCTTTCGGCAACATACGAAAAATATTCTGGACCACATTCTCCGGGCCGGAGATTCGTTCGGTGGACTCAAGCTGCAGGCATTCAATTAACGAGGCTTTCGCTTTTGACTATCTTGATCATCGGCGAAAGTAGCCCCAAAAGGTTCAGGGGCTGGTCATGCGCAGCGTCGTTCTGACCGGCGCAGGCGTCCTCTAGGACGGTGACGTATCGACCTGCGTCTGCGGCGCCCATGGCCGTAGCGAGTATGCAGCAGTCGGTTGCCACGCCAGTGAGCACCATCTCGTCTCCGACGGGAATCCGGTCCGCCAGTGCTGTCCCCATTTGGAGAACGTCGGAAGGTCTATAGGGTTCTGGGCCTCGACCTCTGAAAGCTCGATGTTCCATATGGGATCGGCGGGATCCAAACGCATGCTTTGCCAGCGGTCGTAGTACGAGGACCACGACCCTCTTTCGGCTGGGTCGGGGATAAAGCGTGTGAAGATGGGCTCCAGGCCAGAAGCTGGTGGGAGAAGCTTATGGCCCTTGACAGAGCGTTCTGATGATGTGACTAGCGCTATTCACGTAGAGCTGACACAGACATTCAAGGAAGGACACCGGGCTCCGTCTTGGCAAACGCTGCCTGCCGGTTCAATCCTTCAGGAGCCGAACACCCCCGTTCTGCAATCTAGGGAAATCCGGATACTAGGCAGAGACTCGTGAATTGATGGGTCTCGCGCACGGACTCGACCAGCGGGACTCGCATCAAGTGCAATTCCCGTGGCTTAACCCCGCCGACAATCAAGCCCGCGTCTGATCATCCGTGAAGTTGCATGAGGATCCCCGATCAGACGCGAACCGATTTGGAACCTCGGCTACTCTTCTTCCCATTCCAGGCCTAGGATTCTGAATGCTTCGAGGATGTCCCGGCTATTGACACCAAGGTCATGGGCGGTGATGTTGGTGATCCTGGGGCTGATGGCCGCGTCTCCGGGTTGTTCAAAGACCGCCCATAGCAGTAGGTCATCGCCGTGGCGGGAGGCGAACTGGATGCCGTCGAACTCCCCGGTGTCGTAAATGAAGGCGGCAATGGCCTGGGTCAGCAGTCTGGGCCTGGCATCCTTGAGGGCGGCAGCGTCAAAATCCGCCAGGTTCAGGCTCAGCGCCATGCCAATGAATCGAGGATACAGGGCCGCGACGGTACCGGAGGACGTGACGGCGCAAAAGGTGCCGACCAGGTCTGCCGAGGCCGCCGTGCGTTCATCCAGCCATTCCCGCGGGACCAGGCCCGGCGCAAGGCTGGGGTGAAGGACCTTGTCTTCGTCGTCTACTTCAATGGCGGCCAGTTCGAGACCCAGCCTGGTGTCCTTGCGGAAACCGGCAAGGACTTCCAGAAGGCAGCCCAGCAGGCTTGACCCGGCGTACACGGTGCGAAAGTTTCCGTTGAGGTCGTCCCAGCGGCCGGGGAACCGGCCGTCGGTGGCCCATTCCCAGCCACTCCAGGCCCATGGTTCCGGGCTGAAGCCGACGCGCCAGACCGTGCCGCGGATGTTGGCCGCGGTCAGTTCAGGTGAATTCACGGCCGTTAGCCCGCCGATGTGAAGGCCCGGGCGGCGGCCAAAACTGCGGGTCCGGCGTCATCGATCATTCCCTCACGCAGCAGCCTAGCCGGGGGAATGTCCTCAAGTTGGGGGTTCATGCCCTGGAACCAGGCCTGCACTACGGCCCGGGAATCCCGCTCGGCCAGCAGTGCAGCTACATGGTAGGCGGTGCGCAGCCTGGTCATGACGTCACCGGAAGGCTCACGCTCGCCATCGGCCCATTGCCGTACGGCACGGGTTTCCTTCACAGAGCCGAGGTATGCCACCAATTTGGCGCCCAGCAGATCCCGCAAGTCACGGATCAGCTCGGGTCCTGGAAGCCGGACCGAGTCCTGATGTGCCTTCAAACCGCCGCGGGGTGCTGTTACTGCTGCCATACGTCCATGGTTTCACACGCCGTACGTGTAATCAAGGGGCAAATGACAGTTCAAATCACACTTGATATCACAAGTTACCGTCGATAATAATGATTATGTCAAGTAAAGAAACTATACCTATCTAAAGTCTTTTAATCATGATACATTTATATCATGGTGAGGAAGTTGACGGAAGACCAGGAGTCGCTCGCCCACTATGCGTGGGCGCTGGCCCGGCACCGGGCGGCACTGGCCAAACAGCTGGCCGACGTGGAGGAATATGAACGCCAGGCCGTTGCACTGGCCGCCCGGTACGGGGTGCGCCAGACCCTGCTGGCCGCGGTGACCGGGCGCAGCCCGGGCAGGATCTCCCAGGTCGTAGCGGCCACGAACACCGAACCACTGGGCACCCTTGAAGAGGCCCGCGGCCCGTGGTCCACGGCGCTGGAGCACCCCCAGGACCATCTCACGGCCAGGTCCCGGCCCGCCACCGCGGCCGAACGGGACCAATGGAACGCCACCCGTGAACTCATTCACGGGCCTCCGGACACCCCCGGCCAACCCTTGCACCACCCAACCCCTGCACCGCGCCGCCGGAACCAGGTGTGATTTTTAGTGGTTTTTGGTAGCTGTCCGGGCCTTTTAGGATCGAAGATAAAGGTGAGGAGCGCCACCAATCATGGTGTTTTCGTTGACGTCGGAACGGCCTGTGGCGGCACGGCGCGGCTGGGCATCCGCGAGATTGTCCGCCAGCTCAACAGTGCCCTTGGGGCAACGGCGACCCCGAGGGCGTGTGCCAGCGCGCAGCGGAGGAGATGAAGCTGACCGCGAGCCTCGCCCGGGCCCTGGACATGAAGACCGTTGTCGGGTTCACCGCTTCCTTAATCTGGCAGTACGTGGCCGTGTTCCCGCCCGTCCCGGAATCGGTGATTGACGCCGGCTACCAGGACTTCGCCGACCGCTGGACCCCCATCATGGACGTCTTCGACGATCAACCAACGGCCGAGTCACCAGACTGACTCCCGTGAGCTGCAGGCTGGGCATGGGTTCCTGTATGAGTGGCCCGGCCCCAGCCTGCAGGGCACCGACGGGCACGAGCAAGGTGCGTGCACCCCATGCGATCAAACGGACCTGCTCTCCCCACGGCAACATCCCAGCCTGACACTGTGGGGGCGGCTGCCTGAGCGAAGAGACAACGCTGGCAGTTCACGGCACACCATTTTCCGGCGGATAGGCCCTCCCAATAACGAAGGATTTCGAGAACGGCTTAAATCGAGCATCCGGTGAGGCAGCCGCTGACAGACCGCCGCGGAATGGTGTCTTGCCGCAAAAAATCGGCTGTGGATTCCGGCACTTTATGGTGGTGCTGCGACCGTTCGGTGTCTCGTCGCAGATCCGCGGCGCGAGCTCCTCCGGAAGTGCCATGACCGCTGCCATGCAGCGTTGCAAAAACGCTGGCGCATTTATTGCTGCGGCTCACCCCTACGGGGACTAGCTGATTGAATGTCGGGCCTAGCTGACGGACGCTGAGGATTGGCGCGCTGCTAATCGGAAAGATCCCACTCGCCGGGGATCCGGTATGTGCGCGCGGCAGTTCTGGCGAAGAAGGCTTGACGTTCGTCCTCGGAGAGAACAGAGGTGATTTGATCGTAGGCTTCGATGAGTTGGGCATAGGTTGAATAGAGGCTGTCGACGGGAAAGTTGCTTCCGAACATGCTGCGTTCTGGGCCGAAGATTTCCAGGGTGTCGAGAATGAAGGGGCGCAGCGAGTTGACGGTCCAGTGGTGGTCGTTAGTCCCCAGGGCGGATATTTTGACGACGACATTGGGCTGGGCTGCCATCGTTCGCATGCCTTCACGCCAGGCATGGATTGAGGCGGCATCGCGGCCGATGGGCATGCCGGCATGATCCAGGATGATTGTGGTCTCTGGGTGTGAGGCGGCAAGGGCTGCAGCTTCGGCGAGCTGTGAGGGGAACACCTGGAGGTCAAAGGAAAGTCCGAGCGGTGCCAGGCGGGCAAAGTTCCTGACCCAGCGGGGGTCGGACATGATCGTGTTGCTGCTGGTGTGCGTGTACCGGGGGTTCTCGTGCCAGTTCAGGATGTGTCTTATTCCCCGCACCGAGGGGAAGGAGGCATGGTATTCGAGTTGAGCACTTGCGTCAGGACTGAGGAGATCGACTTTGCTGACCTGCACGGATGGGATCCCGGCCTCAGTCGCGAGCGTGTCGATCCAAGCCGTTTCCGCGCGTGGGTCGGCGGCGCCGTTCTCTATATGTACGGATCCTAAAAGTGTCAGCCCGTTTACGTCGGAGAGATAGTCCTCGAGGAGGTAGCTGTGCCGGATCGGGCTGTCATCGCCGTGGTAGGGGTAGGGTCCGGTCTGTTCGAGCCACGGGTAGGATCTGGAGAGGTCGGCGAGGTGGTGGTGTGCGTCGATAAGTTTGAATGTCATGGGGTTTCTGCCAGGTTTTCCAGCGTGCGTATCACTCCCGAATGGTCGTCTGCGCCTTGGCCCTCATCAATCATGCGCTGGTATAGCGCCGCGACGGCTTCGGACACGGGCAGGTGGAGGCCCAGGTTCTCGGCAGACTCTGCGATGTAGCGCAGGTCCTTTAGCTGGTTGTCAGCGCTTCCCCCGCCGGCGAAATCGTTCTCCAGAAGGCGGGTGCGTTTCTGTTGGAGCACCTCGGAATTCGCGAGCCCACCGCCGAGTAGGTCAAAGACCACGGGAAGATCCAGCCCACCGTGCCGGGCCAGGATGCTCGCTTCGGCCAGCGCGGAGACGGTCGCGGCGACGACTATCTGGTTGCACATTTTGGCAAGCGCGCCGCTGCCGCTTGGCCCAAGATAGCGCACGGTGGTCCCGTACCGGGCGAATATGGGTTCAAGGGTGGCGGCCGCTCGGGCGTCGCCACCTACCATGATGCTCAGCCGTCCCTCTGCCGCGCCAATGGTCCCACCACTGACGGGTGCATCGATGACTCGGATTCCTTCGTCCCTGAGTTGCTCGGCGAAGTCCGCGACGGCTACTGGTGATACGGTGCCGTGGACGATAAGAATGGGCTCGGTGATCCCGCGTGCTGCCCATCCTTCCCTTAGTGCCCCGGTCAGTGCTTGCACTTGTGGCAGGTCCGGCAGAACGGTGACCACCACGGGCCGGGCGGCCTCTGCCACGGTTGGTGCTACGTTTGCTCCCCATGTGAGGAAATCGGCGGCGACTGCCGCGGTACGGTTCCACACCGTGATGGCGCCGTAACTCTCGACGAGCCTTCGTGCGATGGGGTGCCCCATCGGGCCAAGGCCGATTACGGAAATATCGGTGGCGGGGAGGTTCATGCTTCCCACTCCCGCCGTGAAATAATTGCGTGGGGTGCCACCCGTTCGAGGGTTGTCGTTGCTTCAAAGCCCAACCAGTCAGCCGATCTACCCAGGTCCAGTCCGACATCGCGGCCGGCAACCGTGGATGGTACACCTGGCGCGTCCCTTGCGATGGCTTCTGCCGTGTCGACCTCCAGGAATGTTGTTGGGGCCGCGACGAGTATGCCTGGTGCCGGGGGGGTTCTGGCCTCGATTGCATTGATCACTGCACGGGCGGCATCCTCGACGTGGAGATAGCTCCATCCCTCAGCGGCGGCACGTGCGGGCGCGGTGTCCATGACGCTGCGGATGTGTGCCGCGAAGGTCTTGCCCTGCTTTTCCGTGATGTCCCGTACGAGCGGAAACCGGATGCCTGTCATCTGGATGCCGTGGCGGGTTGAGATCATATGGGCCGCATCTTCATTGGCTACCTTGGAAAGTGAGTACCAGTCTGCGATGCGCGTGGTCTCATACTCGTCATAGGGGTAGTGGCTGGGCAGCACGGCTTCCGAGCCCAGGGGCAGTCCGTTGGCGTTGATGCTGGAGGCGTAGACGATCTTGCGTGCTCCGGCGTTCACCGCGGCTTGAAAGACCGTGAACGTTCCATGCGCGTTGATGTCGTAGCCGTGGCTTGGTTCAGCCAGCTCGGGTCCGGCAATGCCGGCGAGGTGCACGACGACTTCACAGCCGTCAGCTGCGTCTGTGACCGCGGCCAGGTCGCGCACGTCCCCGACCCTCACCTTGTCCTCCCCGGCGAGGTCGAAGATGACGGCCTCGTTCCCTTGGTCTTGCAGGAGCCGCACGACTGCGGTCCCGATGAGGCCTGTTCCTCCGGTGACGAGGACTCGTGGCTTTTCACTCATTCGTTGCCGCCTGAGGTTCGTCGGCGGTCGAGGGTTGTTCTGCAGGAGATTTTTCGGCAGGTGGTCCCCCGCGTTTGAACATCGGCCACCCCTTGGTTCCCTGGCCAAGTCCAACCGCGATGATCACGACCAAGCCAATGACAATCTGTTCGTAGAAGCTTGGAACGTTGAGCAGGACGAGCCCGTTGGTGAGCGCGCCGAGGATCAGGGCGCCGACGAGCGTTCCAGCGATGCGGCCCTCGCCGCCCATCAGATTTGCCCCGCCGATGACGGCAGCAGCGATTGCGGTGAGAAGATAGGGGCTGCCGCCTTCGTTCTGCGCGGCATTGATCCGTGCGACGAGCATCAGACCGGCAAGTCCGGCGAGGCCGCCGGCGAGAGCGTACACGGTGATCTTCACACGGGAGATCCTGATTCCGGAAAGCCAAGCTGTCTCCTCGCTGCCGCCTGTGGCAATCACGTTTTCACCAACAACGGTCTTCCGCAGCAACAGCCAGCTAAGGATACCGACCACCACGACGATGATCACCATGATCGGAATGTAGCCGACGTAACCGTTGATCATGACAATGAACGGTTGGGGGATGCCGTAGACGGCCAGACCGTTGGTCACCAAATATGCCAGGCCCTGATAGACGCTCATGGTGCCCAGGGTCGCGATGAACGGTGGCAACCGGAACGCCGTGATGAGGACCCCGTTGACGACTCCACAGGCGATGCCCAGCACGATTCCAACCACGATCGCGACAACGGGGGATGTCTCGCCCGAGACCATGAGGTTGGCCGAGACAATTCCAACCAGGCTCGCCGTGGAACCGACGGAAAGGTCAATACCGCCAGTGATGATAACGAAGGTCAGGCCCAGCCCAATAATTGCGTTGATGCTTGCCGATATCGCGATGTCCCTCAGGTTGCCGATCCCGAAGAAGGTGTGGTTCAGCAGCCCGAACACAATGAAGATGACGACCGCAGCTACATAGATTCCCAAGGCCTGCGGATTGAGCTTCTGCCTCCATGACGCCGAAGTGCGGGTGCCTGTCATGACTTTCCTTCCGTGATTCCCATGGCGCTTGCCACGAGAGATTCTTCGTTGATTTCCACACCCGTGTGGCTGGAGACGACGTTTCCTGATCGCATGACAAGAACTCGATTGCATAGTGAGATGATTTCGGGCAGGTCGGAGGAGACGACGATGACAGCTTTGCCCTGTGCGGCCAGTCGATCAATCAGCTCGTAGATTTCCACTTTTCCCCCGACATCGACGCCCTTGGTCGGCTCGTCGAACAGGTAGACCGCGGCGTTCAGCCATGTCCATTTGGCGATGACGATCTTTTGCTGATTTCCACCAGAGAACTGGCGTGCATTCAAAAGCACGTTGGCAGGTCGCAGCGACATTTCTTCGGTGACCTTTTTTGCAATCTCGATTTGTTTGCGTTTGCTGGAGAACAGCCCGAGAGTGTTGAGCTGTCGTCCTGCAGTCATCGCAATATTGAGATATGCGGGGATTTGCAGGACAAGCCCTTGACGCTTGCGCTCCTCCGGAATGAAAGCGATCCCCGCCTTGCGGCTGTCGCGCGGGTTGCGGATCGTTCTGCGTTTACCCCCGATCGAGACCGTTCCGGTTGAACCATGGTCTGCGCGCACGATCGCGCGCAGGAGTTCGGTGCGTCCTGAACCGACCAGCCCGGCGATCCCGAGCACTTCGCCTGCCTTGACGGAGATGTCAACCGGACCGACTCCCCAAGGGTTCGTGATTGCCGTCGCGGTGAACAGGGTCTCAGCGTTTTCGGTCAACGACGATTCCGGCTGGAAAGCCAGGAGTTCCCGTCCCACCATCTTGCGCACGATTTCCTGTTCGGTGGTTTCCGCGATCGCCGAGCGGAATGCCACTCGTCCGTCGCGGAGCACCACCACGGAATCGGAGACACTCATCACCTCAGGCATCTTGTGTGAAACGTAGATGATGCCCAGTTGCCGCTCCCTTGCGACCTCACGGATACGAGCAAGCACCTGCTCGACATTGTGCTCGAGCATGCTTGTCGTGGGTTCATCGAGGGCGACAATCTTTGAATCGAAGGCAAAGGCCCGGGCAATCGTCAGTGCATGGCGTTGCGCCGGGCTCAGCCTGGATACGGGTGAGCCGGGATCCAACGGAAATCCCATTGCTTCAAGGTCTTCAAGGGCTGAGGCAATCGACTTCTTCGCGTTGCGCCGCACCGAGCGCGGGCGACCCAACAGGAGATTATGTTCAACAGTGAGCTGCGGGACGACAGCAGGCTCCTGCTGGGCAATGATCACGCCCTCGGCCAGAGCCCGGCGCGGGGTGAAATGCCTGCGCCGGACTCCGTCGATCGTTACCGTCCCATGATCGGGGGCGGTCGCTCCGCCCAGTATGCCAAGGAGCGTGCTTTTGCCGGCGCCGTTTTCCCCCGCAAGCGTGCAGATCTCCCCTCGCGCAAGCTCGAAGGTGACATCGTTCAACGCCCGCACACCCGGGAAAGACTTCGCAATGTTCTCGATCGAGAGCAATGTTGAATTCATGGCTTGTGTCCTTGGCTGGATGGAGGAACTTTTATCACGGCATGCCGGTCGGGTACTTGGCGACGTTGCTCGAATCGATAATGAACCCCGGGACGTTGACCCAGGCAGGCACCGTCTTGCCGGCAAGGAGCCACAGCGCAGCATCTACGCCGGCCCCACCCTCGGTAACCGGCCGCTCGCTACAAGTTGCCGTGTATTTGCCCGCCGCGATCTGTTTCTTCGCCTCCGGGATCCCGTCACTGCCAATGAGTACCACCTTGCCCGTCAGCCCGGCGTTGGCGATCGCGGTTTGAACACCCAGCCCCATATCATCGTTCTGCGAGTAGAAGGCCTTGATGTCGGGGTGCGCGGTCAGCATGGTGGCCGCCGCCTGTTGTGCCTGCGTCACGTCCCAGTTCGTGATCGACTGCGACGCAACGAGTTTCAAGTCCGGGTGGGATTTCAATGCGGCTGTGAAGCCTTTACCGCGCTGAACAGCATTGGATGAACCGGGGTCTCCGCCGATCATCGCAACATTGCCCCCGCTGGGCAGTTTCTGTGCAATATAGTCGGCAGCCAGTTTGCCAAGGTCTGAGGCGTCCGGACCGACATAGACGACACCGGGCAGGGTGCCCTTGGCATCGTTGAGCACAACGGCCGGCACTCCCTTGGCGATTTCCGGGCCAAAGACGGAATCCAAGGAATCCGCGGCAATCGGTGAGGCAAGGATGGCACTGCAACCTTGTTTGGCCGCGCTCTGGGCCGCGTCCAGTTGCTCCGTGATGGACGATTCGTCCGTTACGGCGAAAACCTTGGCTTTCACACCGAGCTGTGCCGCACGCGCTTTGAATCCTTGAACCTCATAGGACCAGAATTCGTTGGACAAGGTCCTGGTGACATAGCAGAGAGTGACATCCTTGCCCGCTTTAGGAGGGCCGAGGGAAGTCAGAAGGGTATCAAGGGGCGTCTTGGCATTGGCGGTC
This genomic stretch from Arthrobacter dokdonellae harbors:
- a CDS encoding substrate-binding domain-containing protein, producing the protein MQKHIRPMAAVAIAAVLAGGTLSACSATPGGTSTSSGSKNIASLVTANAKTPLDTLLTSLGPPKAGKDVTLCYVTRTLSNEFWSYEVQGFKARAAQLGVKAKVFAVTDESSITEQLDAAQSAAKQGCSAILASPIAADSLDSVFGPEIAKGVPAVVLNDAKGTLPGVVYVGPDASDLGKLAADYIAQKLPSGGNVAMIGGDPGSSNAVQRGKGFTAALKSHPDLKLVASQSITNWDVTQAQQAAATMLTAHPDIKAFYSQNDDMGLGVQTAIANAGLTGKVVLIGSDGIPEAKKQIAAGKYTATCSERPVTEGGAGVDAALWLLAGKTVPAWVNVPGFIIDSSNVAKYPTGMP